A region of Halorhabdus rudnickae DNA encodes the following proteins:
- a CDS encoding UbiD family decarboxylase produces the protein MGLRAFLQAEDQTTLTEPVDPRFELPALAVQAERQPTVFESVDGYPDVRAVANTLGSREMIGRALDVAASDIVDAMGSAMDDPLAVEETAEASFEHVGSDPAIDEHVPIPVFYDEHERQYFASSVVIAEDPETGVTNCSFHRMMFDEGNRLVMRLVERHLHDMYSRTEEGLDVAIVMGVHPAVELAAATSFAPEKSELALANRLLDGDLTTADADGIDVPADAEIVMRATITDERAEEGPFVDLSRTWDRTRQQPVVTVDDLYMRPDPYARIIVPGRTEHAHLMGIPQEPRIYRIVENTVPTVENVVLTPGGCSWLHGVVQIEKRSEGDPKNAGMAALAGHPSMKKVTVVDSDIDAADPAAVEWATATRMQPDEDITVIENAKGSSLDPSQDYDRGTLAKWIVDATVPGDRDRADFAEVTVPGAEEIDLADYQ, from the coding sequence ATGGGTTTACGAGCCTTTCTGCAGGCAGAAGACCAGACGACGCTCACCGAACCGGTCGACCCCCGATTCGAACTTCCGGCACTGGCCGTTCAAGCGGAGCGCCAGCCGACCGTCTTCGAGTCCGTCGACGGGTATCCGGACGTCCGTGCGGTCGCCAATACGCTCGGCTCTCGCGAGATGATCGGTCGGGCGCTGGATGTTGCGGCCTCCGATATCGTCGACGCGATGGGATCGGCGATGGACGACCCGCTGGCCGTCGAGGAGACGGCCGAGGCGTCCTTCGAGCACGTTGGGAGCGACCCGGCCATCGACGAGCACGTGCCGATCCCGGTATTCTACGACGAGCACGAACGCCAGTACTTCGCCTCGTCGGTCGTGATCGCTGAAGACCCCGAGACTGGCGTGACCAACTGTTCGTTCCATCGGATGATGTTCGACGAGGGTAACCGACTCGTCATGCGATTGGTCGAGCGCCATCTCCACGATATGTATTCGCGTACGGAGGAAGGTCTCGACGTTGCGATCGTGATGGGCGTCCATCCCGCGGTCGAACTCGCTGCTGCGACCTCCTTTGCGCCCGAGAAGAGCGAACTCGCGCTGGCAAATCGCCTGCTCGACGGCGATCTGACGACCGCCGACGCCGATGGCATCGACGTACCGGCCGACGCCGAGATCGTCATGCGGGCGACGATCACTGACGAACGAGCCGAGGAAGGGCCGTTCGTCGATCTCTCGCGGACCTGGGATCGGACTCGACAGCAGCCCGTCGTGACGGTCGACGATCTCTACATGCGGCCCGATCCCTACGCCCGGATCATCGTCCCCGGGCGGACCGAACACGCCCACCTGATGGGGATCCCACAGGAACCCCGGATCTACCGGATCGTCGAGAACACCGTCCCGACGGTCGAGAACGTCGTGCTGACGCCGGGCGGGTGCTCGTGGCTGCACGGCGTCGTCCAGATCGAAAAGCGCAGCGAGGGCGATCCCAAGAACGCCGGAATGGCCGCGCTCGCGGGTCATCCCTCGATGAAGAAAGTCACCGTCGTCGACAGCGACATCGACGCCGCCGATCCGGCGGCCGTCGAGTGGGCGACGGCGACACGCATGCAACCCGACGAGGACATTACGGTCATCGAGAACGCCAAGGGGTCCTCACTCGACCCCTCACAGGACTACGACCGCGGGACACTCGCGAAGTGGATCGTCGACGCGACTGTGCCCGGCGACCGGGACCGCGCGGACTTCGCCGAGGTGACCGTACCCGGTGCCGAGGAGATCGACCTCGCGGACTACCAGTAA
- a CDS encoding aconitase X: MHLTQEEEDLLESDNDAVRKAMELLVKLGDIYGAEEMIEIESAQASGISYKSIGDPGVEFLEGFAEEGAEASVPTFANPAGMDLERWEEMGVDEDFADKQFRIRDALEEMGIVLSFTCTPYLAGNLPRRGQHVAWAESSAVSFVNSVVGAKTNREGGPSALAAAITGRTPKYGLHLEENRQPTYRIDVEADIESQADFAALGSWTGRLVEDGKPYFTGIDAGGTDELKALGAAMAATGAVALHFVEGVTTEMDPPENVETVTFGEGELKAEYEELTTADDPELVVIGCPHCSPEEIQDVAATVEGKDLTSDLWVCTSASVKTWADRNGLTETIEAAGGRVLADTCNVVSPIEELGYESSATDSAKAATYLPGFCNQDVAFNDKETLLAEVTE; encoded by the coding sequence ATGCACCTGACACAGGAAGAAGAGGATCTGCTCGAATCGGACAACGACGCCGTCCGCAAGGCGATGGAACTGCTCGTGAAACTGGGCGACATCTACGGGGCCGAGGAGATGATCGAGATCGAGTCCGCCCAGGCGTCGGGCATCTCCTATAAGTCGATCGGCGATCCCGGCGTCGAGTTCCTCGAAGGGTTCGCCGAGGAGGGAGCCGAGGCGTCGGTTCCCACGTTCGCCAACCCGGCAGGGATGGATCTCGAACGCTGGGAAGAGATGGGCGTAGACGAGGACTTTGCCGACAAGCAGTTCCGAATCAGGGACGCACTTGAAGAGATGGGGATCGTTCTATCCTTTACCTGTACGCCGTATCTCGCGGGCAACCTCCCGCGGCGCGGCCAGCACGTCGCCTGGGCCGAATCCTCTGCGGTCTCCTTTGTTAACAGCGTGGTTGGGGCAAAGACCAACCGCGAGGGCGGTCCCTCCGCGCTCGCGGCGGCGATCACCGGCCGGACGCCGAAGTACGGCCTCCATCTGGAAGAGAACCGCCAGCCGACCTACCGCATCGACGTCGAGGCAGACATCGAGAGTCAGGCCGACTTCGCGGCGCTTGGCTCCTGGACGGGACGACTCGTCGAGGATGGCAAGCCGTACTTCACTGGCATCGACGCCGGGGGAACGGACGAGTTGAAGGCCCTCGGGGCGGCGATGGCTGCGACTGGCGCGGTCGCGCTACACTTCGTCGAGGGTGTGACGACGGAGATGGACCCACCCGAGAACGTCGAGACGGTGACGTTCGGCGAGGGCGAACTCAAAGCGGAGTACGAGGAACTTACGACGGCCGACGATCCGGAACTCGTCGTCATCGGGTGTCCCCACTGCTCGCCCGAGGAGATTCAGGACGTGGCGGCGACTGTTGAGGGCAAGGACCTCACCAGCGATCTGTGGGTCTGTACGAGTGCCTCGGTCAAGACCTGGGCCGACCGTAACGGGCTGACCGAGACGATCGAGGCGGCGGGCGGACGCGTCCTCGCAGACACCTGCAATGTCGTCTCGCCGATCGAGGAACTGGGGTATGAATCCAGCGCGACCGATTCGGCGAAGGCTGCGACCTATCTCCCCGGCTTTTGCAACCAGGACGTGGCGTTCAACGACAAGGAGACGCTGCTGGCGGAGGTGACCGAGTGA
- a CDS encoding aconitase X swivel domain-containing protein, which translates to MAPESSDSAAVEETIDAQPITDGTGRGEVIRSPVPISFYGAVEPETGEFIEDGHPLEGENIAGKVLVFPRGKGSTVGSYVLYGLANNGCAPAAIVNEETETIVATGAILGEIPCVDSPDAPLETLEDGETVEVDAETGTIRRV; encoded by the coding sequence ATGGCGCCGGAATCGAGTGACTCGGCGGCTGTTGAGGAGACGATCGACGCCCAACCAATCACGGACGGCACAGGCCGGGGGGAAGTCATCCGGTCTCCCGTCCCGATCAGTTTCTACGGCGCTGTCGAACCCGAGACCGGCGAGTTCATCGAGGACGGCCATCCGCTGGAAGGCGAGAACATCGCAGGGAAGGTGTTGGTCTTCCCGCGCGGGAAAGGATCGACGGTGGGGTCGTACGTCCTCTACGGACTGGCGAACAACGGGTGTGCGCCCGCCGCCATCGTCAACGAGGAGACCGAAACCATCGTCGCCACGGGGGCAATCCTCGGGGAAATCCCCTGCGTCGATTCACCGGACGCGCCACTGGAGACACTCGAAGACGGCGAGACCGTCGAAGTGGACGCTGAGACGGGCACCATCAGGCGGGTGTAA
- a CDS encoding UbiX family flavin prenyltransferase, with product MERVVVGVTGASGIPIAVRAVEALAEHAAVHTVVTDAAESVMAHESGSPEATITRLREASTELYGESEVGAPVASGSFDTDGMVIVPASMNTVSAVATGRADSLVTRAADVTLKECRRLVVVPRETPLSQIHLENLTKLAELGVDVVPPMLGFYFDPEDPADFVDHVVGKILERFDLDHDCYDRWDPS from the coding sequence GTGGAGCGTGTCGTCGTCGGCGTCACGGGTGCCTCGGGCATCCCGATCGCCGTCCGGGCGGTCGAGGCGCTGGCCGAACACGCTGCGGTCCACACAGTCGTCACCGACGCCGCCGAATCGGTGATGGCCCACGAGTCGGGGTCGCCCGAGGCGACGATAACTCGCCTGCGTGAGGCATCGACCGAGCTGTACGGGGAAAGTGAAGTGGGCGCGCCGGTCGCCTCGGGATCGTTCGACACCGACGGCATGGTGATCGTCCCGGCCTCGATGAACACCGTCTCGGCGGTGGCGACCGGGCGGGCGGACTCGCTGGTGACTCGTGCCGCCGACGTCACGCTGAAGGAATGCCGTCGACTCGTCGTCGTTCCGCGGGAGACGCCGCTCAGCCAGATCCATCTGGAGAATCTGACGAAACTCGCCGAACTGGGCGTCGACGTGGTGCCGCCGATGCTCGGCTTTTACTTCGACCCCGAGGACCCGGCGGACTTCGTCGATCACGTCGTCGGGAAGATTCTCGAACGCTTCGACCTCGATCACGATTGCTACGACCGCTGGGACCCGTCGTGA
- a CDS encoding AEC family transporter, translating to MDVLTRLVVMIGLLAVGVGLREVDVLDATRVGWLNSVAFYVVLPALVFDSTHTQPLGEIVSRELLVGVVGVVIAMAAIAVTFHRRIDADGPRAAATVQSYHTNLGYIGLPVVASALGERAAAIGSVVLGIGALVQIPLTVLLLVRITGSGTNVREEAKRLLTNPVLIALLIGLATTQLPFAVTGAPADGVALVAEAALPVALLCVGGSIELESIDFDRSIVGSVLALKLLVMPAVAWLVFAGLGADPWALRTAVVMFGAPAAVSTFVYVTEMGGDRRLASVNVFLTTVASAITLSALLAVVP from the coding sequence ATGGACGTACTGACCCGGCTGGTGGTCATGATCGGACTGCTGGCGGTCGGCGTCGGCCTCCGGGAGGTCGACGTGCTCGATGCTACCCGGGTCGGTTGGCTCAACAGCGTCGCGTTCTACGTCGTCCTGCCGGCGTTGGTGTTCGACTCGACACATACCCAGCCGCTCGGAGAGATCGTTTCGCGGGAACTGTTGGTCGGCGTGGTTGGCGTGGTGATCGCGATGGCGGCGATCGCGGTCACGTTCCACCGGCGCATCGACGCCGACGGGCCGCGGGCTGCGGCCACCGTCCAGTCCTACCACACGAACCTGGGATACATCGGCCTCCCGGTCGTGGCGAGTGCGCTCGGCGAGCGGGCGGCCGCGATCGGCAGCGTCGTCTTGGGGATCGGTGCGCTCGTCCAGATCCCGCTGACTGTGCTACTACTCGTCCGGATCACCGGCAGCGGGACGAACGTCCGCGAGGAGGCGAAACGACTGCTCACCAATCCCGTTTTGATCGCCCTTCTCATCGGGCTGGCGACCACCCAGCTCCCGTTCGCGGTCACGGGCGCGCCCGCCGACGGCGTCGCGTTGGTCGCCGAGGCGGCCCTACCCGTCGCGTTGCTCTGTGTCGGCGGGTCGATCGAACTCGAGTCGATCGACTTCGACCGGTCGATCGTCGGCAGCGTCCTGGCGCTGAAACTGCTGGTTATGCCGGCGGTTGCCTGGCTAGTCTTCGCCGGGCTCGGGGCCGATCCGTGGGCGCTCCGGACGGCTGTCGTCATGTTCGGAGCGCCAGCGGCCGTCTCGACGTTCGTCTACGTCACCGAAATGGGCGGGGATCGACGACTGGCTTCGGTGAACGTCTTTCTCACGACGGTCGCCTCGGCGATCACCCTCTCTGCGTTGCTCGCTGTCGTGCCCTGA
- a CDS encoding ferritin-like domain-containing protein — MSQDIVDLLEQAYLDEVETAMNYLANAIYLETVLGETVAESLKEDVEEELHHAEELGYRLRFYGEVPPASADLEVNQESLQPPAEGSDVLEVVEGVIEAEEDAVETYEALIDAAEEADDPVTEDLATELLADEQAHLAEFLSYRKEFA; from the coding sequence ATGTCCCAAGACATCGTCGACCTGCTCGAGCAGGCGTATCTCGACGAAGTAGAGACCGCGATGAACTACCTCGCCAACGCGATCTATTTAGAGACGGTGCTGGGAGAGACCGTCGCCGAATCGCTCAAGGAGGACGTCGAGGAGGAACTCCATCACGCCGAGGAACTGGGCTATCGGCTGCGGTTCTACGGCGAGGTTCCGCCGGCGTCGGCGGACCTCGAGGTCAACCAGGAGTCGCTCCAGCCGCCCGCCGAGGGCAGTGACGTGCTCGAAGTCGTCGAGGGCGTCATCGAAGCCGAAGAGGACGCCGTCGAGACCTACGAGGCCCTGATTGATGCGGCTGAGGAGGCCGACGATCCCGTCACCGAGGATCTGGCGACCGAACTGCTGGCCGACGAGCAGGCCCACCTCGCGGAGTTCCTCAGCTACCGTAAAGAGTTCGCCTGA
- a CDS encoding transketolase, with the protein MKHLPGNRAPDGDLDARIEQYRQTATEVRRDIVEMVYAAQSGHPGGSLSAVEFLLWLYNEELNVDPENPTDPDRDRLVYSKGHACPVLYALLARYDFIDCDPNEEFRRLGGELPGHSSPKVPGVEFPSGSLGQGLSYANGQAMGADFDDADYDVYAILGDGETQEGNIWEAAMSAGEKELDVVAIVDRNRKQNDLPVAETMEIDPLAEKFEAFRWDTWEVDGHDFEEIAEAFEEINETDGPRLLIANTVKGNPIDFMEAQPNGYHAGALTDDEFDEALEELGFDPATVEVSTK; encoded by the coding sequence GTGAAACACTTGCCTGGTAATCGAGCGCCAGACGGCGATCTGGACGCGCGAATCGAACAGTATCGCCAGACGGCAACGGAGGTCCGCAGGGACATCGTCGAGATGGTCTATGCGGCACAGTCGGGCCATCCGGGCGGCTCGCTGTCTGCCGTTGAGTTTCTGCTCTGGTTGTACAACGAGGAATTGAACGTCGATCCCGAGAACCCGACGGATCCGGACCGTGATCGACTCGTCTACAGCAAAGGGCACGCCTGTCCCGTGCTGTACGCACTGCTGGCTCGCTACGACTTCATCGACTGCGATCCAAACGAGGAGTTCCGCCGCCTGGGCGGGGAACTCCCGGGCCACTCCTCGCCGAAGGTCCCCGGCGTCGAGTTCCCGTCGGGATCGCTCGGTCAGGGACTGTCCTACGCCAACGGTCAGGCGATGGGTGCCGACTTCGACGACGCTGACTACGACGTCTACGCCATCCTGGGCGACGGCGAGACCCAGGAAGGCAACATCTGGGAGGCCGCGATGTCGGCCGGCGAGAAGGAACTCGATGTCGTCGCGATCGTCGATCGCAACAGGAAACAGAACGATCTCCCCGTCGCCGAGACGATGGAGATCGATCCGCTGGCCGAGAAGTTCGAGGCTTTCCGGTGGGATACCTGGGAGGTCGACGGTCACGACTTCGAGGAGATCGCCGAGGCCTTCGAAGAGATCAACGAGACCGACGGTCCGCGACTGCTGATCGCCAACACCGTCAAGGGCAACCCAATCGACTTCATGGAGGCCCAGCCCAACGGCTATCACGCTGGCGCGTTGACCGACGACGAATTCGACGAGGCCCTTGAGGAACTCGGCTTCGACCCCGCGACCGTGGAGGTGAGCACCAAATGA
- a CDS encoding transketolase family protein gives MSEKISTRNGFGNGLLREAEEREDFIVMDADLAKSTRGGWFRDEYPERWINVGISEQDLFATAAGIAETGRPVFANTFAIFSERGFEQVRQQIARPKRNVTVVGSHAGVITGEDGPSAQTVEDISAYRGLPNLRVISPADAVEANALVTALADDDDPAYLRLVRESVPVIHDAEDYEPTIGEGEILSEGEDVTLMAHGAMVHVVQEAAEVLAEDGIDARVVNMSTIKPLDEELVVESAEQTGAILTAEDHNIYGGLGSAVAEVLAEQRPTPMKRVGIEDEFGTSGNGLDLYDYYGFTGEDIAETAKGLLE, from the coding sequence ATGAGCGAGAAGATTTCGACCCGGAACGGCTTCGGGAACGGACTGTTGCGCGAGGCTGAGGAGCGCGAGGATTTCATCGTCATGGACGCCGACCTGGCCAAATCAACCCGGGGTGGCTGGTTCCGCGACGAGTACCCCGAACGCTGGATCAACGTCGGCATCTCCGAGCAGGACCTCTTTGCGACCGCGGCCGGCATCGCCGAGACCGGCCGGCCGGTCTTTGCCAATACCTTCGCCATCTTCTCCGAGCGTGGCTTCGAGCAGGTGCGCCAGCAGATCGCCCGCCCGAAGCGCAACGTGACCGTCGTCGGCAGCCATGCCGGCGTCATCACGGGCGAGGACGGCCCGAGTGCCCAGACGGTCGAGGACATCTCGGCCTACCGTGGCCTGCCGAACCTGCGCGTCATCTCGCCCGCGGACGCTGTCGAAGCGAACGCGCTCGTGACCGCGCTGGCGGACGACGACGACCCCGCTTACCTGCGGTTGGTTCGTGAGTCCGTCCCCGTCATCCACGACGCCGAGGACTACGAACCGACGATCGGTGAGGGAGAGATCCTCAGCGAGGGCGAGGACGTGACGCTGATGGCCCACGGTGCGATGGTCCACGTCGTCCAGGAAGCCGCCGAAGTCCTCGCCGAGGACGGCATCGACGCCCGCGTCGTCAATATGTCGACGATCAAGCCCCTCGACGAGGAACTCGTCGTCGAGTCCGCCGAGCAGACCGGCGCGATCCTCACCGCCGAGGACCACAACATCTACGGCGGACTGGGCAGCGCCGTCGCCGAAGTGCTCGCCGAGCAGCGCCCGACGCCGATGAAGCGCGTCGGTATCGAAGACGAGTTTGGCACCTCCGGCAACGGGCTGGATCTCTACGACTACTACGGCTTCACTGGCGAGGACATCGCCGAGACGGCGAAAGGGCTATTGGAGTAA
- the fsa gene encoding fructose-6-phosphate aldolase: MRTYIDSAFVDEVREADELGLVDGVTTNPSLVSSTDREYRDIIDELDEFVEGPISVEVIATDYEGMLEEAREYDTWGDNIAVKLPMTRDGMKALQTLSDEGVQTNITLIFSVNQALIAAKNGATMVSPFIGRLDDNGHDGVGLIEDIREVYDNYDFETDILAASIRNPYHVQEVAKAGADIATLPPDVADSMFDHPRTDSGLEAFLDDWGDRESPALK; encoded by the coding sequence ATGCGCACATACATTGACTCTGCGTTCGTCGACGAGGTACGAGAAGCCGACGAACTGGGCCTAGTCGACGGGGTCACTACGAACCCGTCGTTGGTCTCCTCGACCGATCGGGAGTACCGGGACATCATCGACGAACTCGACGAGTTCGTCGAGGGACCGATCAGCGTCGAGGTCATCGCCACCGACTACGAGGGGATGCTCGAGGAAGCCCGCGAGTACGACACCTGGGGTGACAACATCGCCGTCAAGCTGCCGATGACGCGCGACGGCATGAAGGCCCTCCAGACCCTTTCGGATGAGGGCGTTCAGACTAACATCACGCTGATATTCTCGGTCAACCAGGCGCTGATCGCCGCCAAGAACGGCGCGACGATGGTTTCGCCGTTCATCGGGCGACTCGACGACAACGGTCACGACGGCGTTGGTCTCATCGAGGACATCCGCGAAGTCTACGACAACTACGACTTCGAGACGGACATCCTCGCGGCGTCGATCCGCAACCCCTACCACGTCCAGGAGGTCGCGAAGGCTGGCGCGGACATCGCGACGCTGCCGCCGGACGTGGCCGACTCGATGTTCGACCACCCGCGCACTGATAGTGGGCTTGAGGCCTTCCTCGACGACTGGGGCGACCGCGAGAGCCCCGCGCTGAAGTAA